In Streptomyces thermolilacinus SPC6, a single genomic region encodes these proteins:
- a CDS encoding DUF2617 family protein, with product MLTTLQTAYTDTRAADLAWTLGREALPALAVLDLELAGASLQMRLLGASHQVLLEEENGTCSETVACLPGSSTPLPLGVAKRVGAWEYEFAARVETLSQNSFAGRAQELLALVADHPHGLAGTFPGSPHAFTAMLAQRHEGRVRWRTWHAYPQEGQLVVTRTSVGFTPQGRRRGTRLGD from the coding sequence ATGCTCACCACCCTTCAGACTGCGTACACCGACACGCGTGCGGCCGATCTGGCCTGGACGCTGGGGAGGGAGGCGCTGCCCGCCCTCGCCGTGCTCGATCTCGAACTCGCCGGCGCCAGCCTCCAGATGCGCCTGCTCGGCGCGTCCCACCAGGTGCTGCTGGAGGAGGAGAACGGCACCTGCTCGGAGACGGTCGCCTGTCTCCCCGGCAGCAGCACACCGCTCCCGCTCGGGGTGGCGAAACGGGTCGGCGCGTGGGAGTACGAATTCGCGGCGCGTGTCGAGACGCTGTCGCAGAACTCCTTCGCGGGGCGCGCGCAGGAGCTGCTGGCCCTCGTCGCGGACCACCCGCACGGCCTGGCCGGTACGTTCCCGGGCTCGCCGCACGCGTTCACGGCCATGCTGGCGCAGCGGCACGAGGGCCGCGTGCGGTGGCGCACCTGGCACGCGTACCCGCAGGAGGGCCAGCTGGTGGTGACCCGGACAAGCGTTGGATTCACCCCGCAGGGCCGCCGCCGTGGCACCCGTTTGGGTGACTAG
- a CDS encoding polyamine aminopropyltransferase: protein MLEAPPSASPAPPPPEGAASVPAAAPGGAVPRAGRFLVLAAVFVCAACGLVYELELVALASSLTGDSVTQASVVLSVMVFAMGVGSLLAKRLRCRAAVGFGLLEALLALVGGCSALLLYGAFAWLGGTRHALVAVSLVIGTLIGAEMPLLMTLIQRVSRCARQDAGGTVADLFAADYVGALVGGLAFPFLLLPWLGQLTTALATGAVNALAGGVLVLWLFGRDLTGRGRLLLLSVNAVVLAVLAVAAALADDFERAARQAVYGAHVRVAVRTPVQEVVLTGRRDEPPDLYVDGRLRVDGDDRHRHHPALVHPAMRGRHARVLVLGGGDGLAVREVLRYGGVESVTVVEADPVLVRLARTDPALARLNGHAYGDRRVRVVSAEPFHWLRTARGGTPYDVVLSDLPPPGSGAGATPYSLEFYGLTARALAPGGRLAVHAGPLPERSLRYWTVEATLRAAGFTTRPYTVPGRSRRGLVLAVRGAPDRAGPPALRVAPGVRGGDAAAGEVPSAAALEEGARRLERTRPRVLPPSTLARPRYGP, encoded by the coding sequence ATGCTCGAAGCGCCCCCCTCCGCGTCACCGGCGCCGCCCCCTCCCGAGGGGGCGGCGTCCGTTCCGGCGGCGGCGCCGGGCGGGGCGGTGCCGAGGGCGGGCCGGTTCCTGGTGCTGGCGGCCGTGTTCGTGTGCGCCGCCTGCGGGCTGGTCTACGAACTGGAACTGGTCGCCCTCGCCTCGTCCCTGACCGGCGACTCCGTCACCCAGGCGTCCGTCGTGCTGTCCGTGATGGTCTTCGCGATGGGCGTCGGCTCGCTGCTCGCCAAGCGGCTGCGCTGCCGGGCCGCCGTCGGGTTCGGGCTGCTGGAGGCGCTGCTCGCGCTGGTCGGCGGCTGCTCGGCGCTCCTGCTGTACGGCGCGTTCGCCTGGCTGGGCGGCACACGCCACGCCCTGGTCGCGGTGTCGCTCGTGATCGGGACGCTGATCGGCGCGGAGATGCCGCTGCTGATGACGCTGATCCAGCGGGTCTCCCGGTGCGCCCGGCAGGACGCGGGCGGCACGGTCGCGGACCTGTTCGCGGCCGACTACGTCGGCGCGCTCGTCGGCGGGCTCGCCTTCCCGTTCCTGCTGCTGCCCTGGCTCGGCCAGCTCACCACCGCGCTAGCCACCGGCGCGGTGAACGCCCTGGCCGGCGGGGTGCTGGTGCTGTGGCTGTTCGGCCGGGACCTCACGGGCCGCGGGCGGCTGCTGCTGTTGTCGGTGAACGCCGTCGTGCTGGCGGTGCTCGCCGTCGCGGCCGCGCTGGCCGACGACTTCGAGCGGGCCGCGCGGCAGGCCGTGTACGGGGCACACGTACGGGTCGCGGTGCGGACGCCCGTCCAGGAGGTCGTCCTGACGGGCCGCCGGGACGAGCCGCCGGACCTGTACGTGGACGGGCGGCTGCGGGTGGACGGCGACGACCGGCACCGCCACCATCCGGCGCTCGTCCACCCCGCGATGCGGGGCCGCCACGCGCGCGTGCTCGTCCTCGGCGGCGGTGACGGGCTGGCCGTACGGGAGGTGCTGCGGTACGGGGGCGTGGAGTCCGTGACGGTCGTGGAGGCCGACCCGGTACTGGTCCGGCTGGCCCGTACGGACCCGGCCCTGGCGCGGCTCAACGGGCACGCGTACGGCGACCGACGGGTGCGCGTCGTGTCCGCCGAACCGTTCCACTGGCTCCGCACGGCGCGCGGCGGCACACCGTACGACGTGGTCCTCTCCGACCTGCCACCGCCCGGCTCCGGGGCGGGCGCCACGCCGTACTCGCTGGAGTTCTACGGGCTGACCGCCCGCGCCCTCGCCCCCGGCGGGCGCCTCGCCGTGCACGCCGGGCCGCTGCCGGAACGTTCGCTCCGGTACTGGACGGTGGAGGCCACCCTGCGCGCCGCCGGGTTCACCACCCGGCCCTACACCGTGCCGGGCCGGTCGCGCCGGGGCCTGGTCCTGGCCGTGCGCGGCGCCCCCGACCGGGCCGGTCCGCCCGCGCTGCGCGTCGCGCCGGGGGTGCGCGGCGGGGACGCGGCCGCCGGGGAGGTGCCGTCGGCCGCCGCGCTGGAGGAGGGGGCGCGGCGCCTGGAGCGGACCCGGCCGCGCGTGCTGCCGCCCTCGACGCTGGCGCGCCCCCGGTACGGGCCCTGA
- a CDS encoding SRPBCC domain-containing protein gives MEHEVFVPVPVQSLRAVLADPARVARCVPGLQQDADASAGPLSGRLKVRAGGHTVTYRGALHLAAREDGGYDVSGEGAEARGSGGVKVALTARLTPADGGTDLAFTGTASAEGRLAELPADTLTTTAHRLLDRFGEALAEEAAATPAARTPAAATVGDGNADEDGDAAEATADDAVTDVDAAGDDVPAAPDATVAETVRTDGAVPADADAEAEAADLDNVDLEVDDVEDADGAEDDGVDDGAVGAGGDLRGGVFDAPVPPSSLDPFAVDDFPVDDTEPPAEAAHARRTMIGRSAEEVDHAPPRGRYAPVPGPAAGSGAGMLRWLAPAAALALASAVLIGRALRRRK, from the coding sequence ATGGAGCATGAGGTGTTCGTTCCGGTCCCCGTGCAGTCCCTCCGTGCCGTCCTGGCCGACCCCGCGCGCGTCGCCCGCTGCGTACCGGGGCTCCAGCAGGACGCGGACGCGTCGGCCGGCCCGCTGTCGGGCCGCCTCAAGGTGCGCGCCGGCGGGCACACCGTCACCTACCGGGGCGCGCTGCACCTGGCCGCGCGGGAGGACGGCGGGTACGACGTGTCGGGCGAGGGCGCGGAGGCGCGCGGCAGCGGCGGCGTGAAGGTCGCGCTGACCGCCCGGCTCACCCCCGCCGACGGCGGTACGGACCTGGCGTTCACCGGCACGGCGAGCGCGGAGGGCCGCCTGGCGGAGCTTCCCGCCGACACGCTCACCACGACGGCGCACCGGCTGCTGGACCGCTTCGGCGAGGCCCTCGCGGAGGAGGCGGCGGCCACGCCCGCCGCCCGGACGCCCGCCGCGGCGACCGTCGGGGACGGGAACGCCGACGAGGACGGGGACGCCGCCGAGGCGACCGCCGACGACGCGGTCACCGACGTGGACGCGGCCGGTGACGACGTGCCCGCGGCACCCGACGCGACCGTCGCCGAGACCGTGCGGACGGACGGTGCCGTACCGGCCGACGCCGACGCCGAGGCCGAGGCCGCCGACCTGGACAACGTGGACCTGGAGGTGGACGACGTGGAGGACGCGGACGGCGCGGAGGACGACGGTGTGGACGACGGGGCCGTGGGAGCCGGGGGCGACCTCCGCGGCGGGGTGTTCGACGCGCCCGTGCCGCCGTCCTCGCTGGACCCGTTCGCCGTGGACGACTTCCCGGTGGACGACACCGAGCCGCCCGCCGAGGCCGCGCACGCCCGCCGGACGATGATCGGGCGCAGCGCCGAGGAGGTCGATCACGCCCCGCCGCGCGGCCGGTACGCGCCCGTGCCGGGACC